The following are encoded in a window of Amycolatopsis lexingtonensis genomic DNA:
- a CDS encoding SDR family NAD(P)-dependent oxidoreductase, whose protein sequence is MKTRVVVVTGGASGIGRGVAEAFLTAGDRVVVADVDARAAHDVAREIGAEHVELDIADPASVDAAVSLIADRFGPVDVLVNNAGLAGGGGPVTGLPIEVFDQCLRVNFRGTFLMTRAFGAHMVSTGTRGAIVNVSSIGARQPTPGLGHYEATKAAVDALTRSAALELAPRGIRVNAVAPGPVLTPMTAGFAADTAARAAWEARIPLGRIAAVDDVVPSVVFLASSAAGHITGVSLAVDGGQLLT, encoded by the coding sequence ATGAAAACACGGGTTGTGGTGGTGACGGGCGGCGCGAGCGGGATCGGCCGGGGCGTCGCCGAAGCTTTTCTCACGGCGGGCGACCGCGTAGTCGTCGCGGACGTCGACGCGCGGGCGGCGCACGACGTCGCCCGGGAGATCGGCGCCGAGCACGTCGAGCTGGACATCGCGGACCCGGCGTCGGTCGACGCCGCGGTATCCTTGATCGCGGACCGGTTCGGGCCGGTGGACGTGCTGGTCAACAACGCCGGGCTGGCCGGCGGCGGTGGCCCGGTGACCGGCCTGCCCATCGAAGTCTTCGACCAGTGCCTGCGGGTCAACTTCCGCGGCACGTTCCTGATGACCCGCGCGTTCGGCGCGCACATGGTTTCCACCGGCACGCGTGGCGCGATCGTGAACGTCTCGTCCATCGGCGCGCGGCAGCCGACACCCGGGCTCGGACACTATGAAGCAACAAAGGCGGCGGTCGACGCGCTCACCCGGTCCGCGGCCCTGGAGCTGGCGCCACGAGGGATCCGGGTCAACGCCGTCGCGCCCGGCCCGGTGCTCACGCCGATGACGGCCGGCTTCGCCGCCGACACCGCCGCCCGCGCGGCCTGGGAGGCCCGGATCCCGCTGGGCCGGATCGCCGCAGTCGACGACGTGGTGCCGTCGGTGGTCTTCCTGGCCTCGTCCGCCGCCGGGCACATCACGGGGGTGAGCCTGGCGGTGGACGGCGGCCAGCTGCTCACCTGA
- a CDS encoding aldo/keto reductase — MLGRSAFGLGSWNTWDRMDFGDAVRLLKMAVDAGVTLFDVAHYDFGPHAENSRTDILFGEAVREAGIAREDYVLCGKLWLWDYPRSGFAGQLETSLGRIGTDHADLVVVGDYRERPDIPRVVTEVAELVRAGRIGGWGVNNWLAADLDLALAFAEREGLPGPEFAQLKYSIARRSMAEGEPYRKHFESGRLALQASDVFEGGVLLGTAAPARKIGADVGGIRSSIVDAAAEVAAIAADFGATPAQLALAFCLAYEPVANVLFGVSRAEQLTDNLGALLLAREHGAEIRAALAHLRLDRDVNPDGSW, encoded by the coding sequence GTGCTCGGAAGATCCGCCTTCGGTCTCGGCTCCTGGAACACCTGGGACCGGATGGACTTCGGCGACGCCGTCCGGCTGCTCAAGATGGCCGTCGACGCCGGCGTCACGTTGTTCGACGTCGCCCACTACGACTTCGGCCCGCACGCCGAGAACTCCCGCACCGACATCCTGTTCGGCGAGGCGGTGCGTGAGGCCGGGATCGCCCGCGAGGACTACGTGCTGTGCGGCAAGCTCTGGCTCTGGGACTACCCGCGCAGCGGGTTCGCCGGGCAGCTGGAGACGTCGCTGGGCCGGATCGGCACCGACCACGCAGACCTCGTCGTCGTGGGGGACTACCGCGAGCGCCCGGACATCCCGCGCGTCGTGACCGAAGTCGCGGAGCTGGTGCGGGCCGGGCGGATCGGCGGCTGGGGCGTCAACAACTGGCTCGCGGCCGACCTGGACCTCGCGCTGGCGTTCGCCGAGCGGGAAGGCCTGCCGGGGCCGGAGTTCGCGCAGCTGAAGTACTCGATCGCCCGCCGCTCGATGGCCGAGGGCGAGCCCTACCGGAAGCACTTCGAGAGCGGACGCCTGGCGCTGCAGGCGTCCGACGTCTTCGAAGGCGGGGTCCTGCTGGGCACCGCGGCCCCGGCTCGGAAGATCGGGGCGGACGTCGGCGGCATCCGGTCGTCCATAGTGGACGCCGCCGCCGAAGTCGCGGCGATCGCGGCGGACTTCGGCGCCACTCCTGCCCAGCTGGCCCTCGCGTTCTGCCTGGCCTACGAACCGGTGGCGAACGTCCTGTTCGGAGTGAGCCGGGCGGAGCAGCTGACCGACAACCTCGGCGCGCTCCTCCTCGCCCGCGAGCACGGCGCCGAAATCCGCGCGGCCCTCGCCCACCTCCGCCTGGACCGGGACGTCAACCCCGACGGCTCGTGGTGA
- a CDS encoding alpha/beta fold hydrolase, with protein MTPSTLAVRRFAPSGPAAGPPVLLLHGFASDGHTDWVSTGWPAALVASGRPVLVPDLPGHGSSPAPADTTPKAVTEELAIAVGEVSEVDVVGYSLGARLAWDLPALLPVRRLVLGGISPHEPFGAVDVEAALAFAGGGRLPADPLTAAIARMITAPGRDPVALARCIEGLRREPFAPRVGTIGVPTRFVAGREDPVSQGIETLVPLVPGSDLLMVPGDHGGALRGAPFRTAALTFLDTPFTTSRRG; from the coding sequence TTGACGCCTTCGACCTTGGCCGTGCGCCGGTTCGCTCCCAGTGGCCCGGCCGCCGGGCCGCCGGTACTGCTCCTGCACGGCTTCGCCTCCGACGGGCACACCGACTGGGTCAGCACGGGCTGGCCCGCGGCGCTCGTCGCCTCGGGGCGGCCGGTGCTCGTCCCCGACCTGCCCGGCCACGGCTCCAGTCCCGCGCCGGCCGACACCACCCCGAAGGCCGTCACCGAGGAACTGGCCATCGCGGTCGGCGAGGTGTCCGAAGTGGACGTCGTCGGCTACTCGCTCGGCGCGCGGCTGGCGTGGGACCTGCCCGCGCTGCTGCCCGTCCGGCGGCTGGTGCTGGGTGGGATCAGCCCGCACGAGCCGTTCGGCGCGGTCGACGTCGAGGCGGCGCTGGCCTTCGCCGGCGGTGGCCGCCTGCCCGCCGACCCGCTGACGGCGGCGATCGCCCGGATGATCACCGCGCCCGGCCGTGACCCGGTGGCGCTCGCGCGCTGCATCGAGGGCCTGCGCCGGGAGCCGTTCGCACCCCGCGTCGGGACGATCGGCGTCCCGACGCGGTTCGTCGCGGGCCGCGAGGACCCGGTCAGCCAGGGGATCGAGACCCTCGTCCCCCTGGTGCCGGGCAGCGACCTCCTCATGGTCCCCGGTGATCACGGCGGCGCCCTGCGCGGCGCTCCCTTCCGCACCGCCGCGCTCACCTTCCTCGACACCCCCTTCACCACGAGCCGTCGGGGTTGA
- a CDS encoding ABC transporter permease codes for MSLAVAEPASTVDTPPPRRAARAFRRNRTLVLGSVLLGLIVLAVVVLPFFLPSVSATDPVHRLLPPSGAHPLGTDSFGRDVLARLVSGGRASLGLSALITLCAAFSGMVIGLVSGFYRAADAVLMRLMDAWMSFPAIILAMALAIALGASIWTELIALTVIFTPFTARVIRSRVLGIAGRQYIGAARVSGMSRGKILLVHVFPNVLPLALVQVVILAAAAMLVDGAMSFLGLGIAPPTPTWGNMIAEGRSYLVVAPWLVVVPGATIMLCVLLLNLIGSALRIAVDARARTLGELQRLRRSS; via the coding sequence ATGAGCCTCGCCGTCGCCGAACCGGCGTCCACCGTGGACACTCCCCCGCCCCGGCGCGCGGCCCGCGCGTTCCGGCGCAACCGGACCCTGGTGCTCGGTTCGGTGCTGCTCGGGCTGATCGTGCTCGCCGTGGTCGTGCTGCCGTTCTTCCTGCCGAGCGTCAGCGCGACCGACCCGGTGCACCGGCTGCTGCCGCCGTCGGGCGCGCACCCGCTCGGCACCGACTCCTTCGGCCGGGACGTCCTCGCCCGGCTGGTGTCCGGCGGCCGCGCGTCGCTCGGGCTGTCCGCGCTGATCACGCTGTGCGCGGCGTTCTCCGGCATGGTGATCGGCCTGGTCAGCGGCTTCTACCGGGCCGCGGACGCGGTGCTGATGCGGCTGATGGACGCGTGGATGTCCTTCCCGGCGATCATCCTCGCGATGGCGCTGGCCATCGCGCTCGGGGCGAGCATCTGGACCGAGCTGATCGCGCTGACGGTGATCTTCACGCCGTTCACCGCCCGCGTGATCCGCAGCCGGGTGCTCGGCATCGCCGGGCGCCAGTACATCGGCGCCGCCCGCGTGTCCGGGATGAGCCGCGGCAAGATCCTGCTGGTGCACGTGTTCCCCAACGTGCTGCCGCTGGCCCTGGTCCAGGTCGTCATCCTCGCCGCGGCCGCGATGCTGGTCGACGGCGCCATGAGCTTCCTCGGCCTCGGCATCGCCCCGCCCACCCCGACCTGGGGCAACATGATCGCCGAGGGCCGGTCGTACCTGGTGGTCGCGCCGTGGCTGGTCGTGGTGCCGGGCGCGACGATCATGCTCTGCGTGCTCCTGCTCAACCTCATCGGGTCCGCGTTGCGGATCGCCGTCGACGCCCGGGCCCGCACGCTCGGCGAACTGCAGCGCCTGCGCCGTTCTTCTTGA
- a CDS encoding ABC transporter permease, whose amino-acid sequence MTGVLLRRLRDLLIILVIVGTMMFFVIRLIPGDPAQAILGPTARPADVAALRSSMGLDGSLWHQYLSWAAHVLRGDFGTSITYHQPVLDVVATHIVPTLTLAVLSTVISFFLSVAITAWQAVSPRNPAARALDRLSSLGMAMPDFWISLVLVLVFSVTLRWFPSSGYHDLLTDPVAAVPALVLPVTVLVIGQTALFVLTLRESVLGELPLAYLRTARVKGLPERRVLLKHVLPNALMPLVTQLGSNFAMLVGGIVIIESIFVVPGLGHLLMGAVSTRDFPLIQGVTLFVAVLFVVVNLLVDLSYALLDPKVRAA is encoded by the coding sequence ATGACCGGGGTGCTGCTGCGCCGGCTGCGCGACCTGCTGATCATCCTGGTCATCGTCGGCACCATGATGTTCTTCGTCATCCGGCTGATCCCGGGCGACCCGGCCCAGGCCATCCTCGGCCCGACCGCGCGCCCGGCCGACGTCGCGGCGCTGCGGTCCAGCATGGGGCTCGACGGCTCGCTCTGGCACCAGTACCTGAGCTGGGCCGCGCACGTGCTGCGCGGGGACTTCGGGACGTCGATCACCTACCACCAGCCGGTCCTCGACGTCGTCGCCACGCACATCGTGCCGACGCTGACGCTCGCCGTGCTGTCCACGGTGATCAGCTTCTTCCTGTCGGTCGCGATCACGGCGTGGCAGGCGGTGTCGCCGCGCAACCCGGCGGCCCGCGCGCTCGACCGGCTGTCCTCGCTCGGCATGGCGATGCCGGACTTCTGGATCTCGCTGGTGCTCGTGCTGGTGTTCTCGGTGACGCTGCGGTGGTTCCCCTCCAGCGGCTACCACGACCTGCTGACCGACCCGGTGGCCGCGGTGCCCGCGCTGGTGCTGCCGGTGACCGTCCTCGTCATCGGGCAGACGGCACTGTTCGTGCTCACCCTCCGCGAGAGCGTGCTCGGCGAGCTGCCGCTGGCCTACCTGCGCACCGCGCGCGTCAAGGGCCTGCCCGAACGGCGGGTGCTGCTGAAGCACGTCCTGCCGAACGCGCTGATGCCGCTGGTGACGCAGCTGGGCAGCAACTTCGCCATGCTGGTCGGCGGGATCGTGATCATCGAATCGATCTTCGTCGTGCCGGGACTCGGCCACCTGCTGATGGGCGCGGTGTCCACTCGCGACTTCCCGCTGATCCAGGGCGTGACGTTGTTCGTCGCGGTGCTGTTCGTCGTGGTCAACCTGCTGGTCGACCTGTCGTACGCGCTGCTCGACCCGAAGGTGCGTGCCGCATGA
- a CDS encoding ABC transporter substrate-binding protein: MKRTPLLAALAAAATLLAGCTGSAGTTPAADGPPVRGGNLTVAVPTDPQSLDMVANPGQVTAQIGNMMYEKLFEVDQHFVARPMLVDTYTTSPDRLAYTFKLRQGVTFQDGNPLTANDVVASLQRWQKSHRTGQLVTPDIDAITAPDPATVSVKLKRPRYPLIDELAGAGTEIYEAKNLAGLPATGFGQDKAIGTGPYRLKSWDIGQQLVLARYDGYKSRSEEDWGGQAGAKHAYLDTVTYKVVGDQDALINGLQTGQWDHAMPANDQYEQLKATPNLVVHNLPGGNENVVIPNFNPGSKFADPRARQALNLLLDKPAINAATGGSKDLTLETGAFASPDNKASYSTAGDDVYKQHDPARAKQLLAEAGVPAGSTIHIVTTNSYPEFGKWAVLIQDALGKIGLQTKIDTFDFATMLGTLTKDPGGWDITTLFFDSSLTSPAQMPALTLGTLNGSSSPELDGLMTEFNASTTPEQAKAVIDKLQAFTWKQLSVITLSQSRLYAAYTPRLKGYGDFYRVFWNSWLAA, from the coding sequence ATGAAACGCACTCCCCTGCTCGCCGCCCTCGCCGCCGCGGCCACGCTGCTCGCCGGCTGCACGGGCAGCGCAGGCACCACGCCCGCCGCCGACGGGCCACCGGTCCGCGGCGGCAACCTCACCGTCGCCGTCCCCACCGATCCGCAGTCGCTCGACATGGTCGCCAACCCCGGCCAGGTGACCGCCCAGATCGGCAACATGATGTACGAGAAGCTGTTCGAAGTGGACCAGCACTTCGTCGCCCGGCCGATGCTGGTCGACACCTACACGACCAGCCCGGACCGGCTCGCCTACACCTTCAAGCTGCGTCAGGGCGTCACCTTCCAGGACGGCAACCCGCTGACGGCGAACGACGTCGTCGCGAGCCTCCAGCGCTGGCAGAAGAGCCACCGCACCGGGCAGCTCGTCACCCCGGACATCGACGCCATCACCGCACCCGACCCCGCGACGGTGAGCGTCAAGCTCAAGCGGCCGCGCTACCCGCTGATCGACGAACTGGCCGGCGCGGGCACCGAGATCTACGAGGCGAAGAACCTCGCCGGCCTGCCCGCCACCGGGTTCGGCCAGGATAAGGCCATCGGCACCGGGCCGTACCGGCTCAAGAGCTGGGACATCGGCCAGCAGCTGGTGCTGGCGCGCTACGACGGCTACAAGTCGCGGTCCGAAGAGGACTGGGGCGGGCAGGCCGGCGCGAAGCACGCCTACCTCGACACGGTCACCTACAAGGTTGTCGGCGACCAGGACGCGCTGATCAACGGGCTGCAGACCGGCCAGTGGGACCACGCGATGCCGGCCAACGACCAGTACGAGCAGCTCAAGGCCACCCCGAACCTGGTGGTGCACAACCTGCCGGGCGGCAACGAGAACGTCGTCATCCCCAACTTCAACCCCGGCTCGAAGTTCGCCGACCCGCGGGCCCGCCAGGCGCTGAACCTGCTGCTGGACAAGCCCGCGATCAACGCGGCGACCGGCGGCAGCAAGGACCTCACCCTCGAAACCGGCGCGTTCGCCTCACCGGACAACAAGGCGTCCTACTCGACCGCCGGCGACGACGTCTACAAGCAACACGATCCGGCCCGCGCGAAGCAGCTGCTCGCCGAGGCCGGCGTCCCCGCCGGGTCGACGATCCACATCGTCACCACGAACTCCTACCCCGAGTTCGGCAAGTGGGCCGTGCTGATCCAGGACGCGCTCGGGAAGATCGGGCTCCAGACGAAGATCGACACCTTCGACTTCGCCACCATGCTCGGCACGCTGACCAAGGACCCGGGCGGCTGGGACATCACGACGCTGTTCTTCGACTCGTCGCTGACCTCGCCCGCCCAGATGCCCGCGCTCACCCTCGGCACGCTCAACGGCTCGTCGTCGCCGGAGCTCGACGGGCTGATGACCGAGTTCAACGCCTCGACGACGCCCGAGCAAGCGAAGGCCGTCATCGACAAGCTCCAGGCCTTCACGTGGAAGCAGCTGTCGGTGATCACGCTCAGCCAGTCCCGGTTGTACGCCGCCTACACCCCGCGGCTCAAGGGCTACGGCGACTTCTACCGGGTCTTCTGGAACTCCTGGCTGGCCGCATGA
- a CDS encoding dipeptide ABC transporter ATP-binding protein produces the protein MTLLEIRELTVGVVTDGTERELVRELSLDLARGRTLCVVGESGSGKTVTALSIIRLLEFVAPVRTRGEIAVDGVDVTKLPADAMRAYRGPRIGMIFQEALDSLNPGRRVGGQLAEAYREPGSLPGQAARRGSPLRKRAEAKARRLLTEVGLTDTDRILRLYPHQMSGGMQQRVMIALALMADPDLLIADEPTTALDVTTQAEILTLFDRVRRDHGTACVFITHDMGVAAQVADRIAVMYRGRLVEVGSRDEVLTRPKHPYTRALLGCVPQLGVSRRDGFPTISPALLESAMAGEATEAVETRALKPRPERAHDGPPLTITAVSKVYGRKGHRVDAVRDVSLDIAPGEFFGLVGESGSGKSTLGRLVTALEPPASGTITFGAHGITPGGLIGDERAFRRRVQLIFQDPQSSLDPRHTAARIIAEPLKELTPLRGAELDRRVAELIDEVGLPADAAGKLPSQLSGGQRQRVSIARAIAAGPELIVADEPTSALDVSVQGQVLNLLLDLRRTRTLSLLFITHNLSLVLSVADRVGVMYRGELIETGTPDEIRLAPRHEYTRRLLAANPDLPALPHTGSTRP, from the coding sequence ATGACGCTGCTCGAAATCCGGGAGCTCACCGTCGGCGTCGTCACCGACGGCACCGAGCGCGAACTCGTGCGGGAGCTCTCCCTCGACCTCGCGCGGGGGCGGACGCTCTGCGTGGTCGGCGAGTCCGGCAGCGGCAAGACCGTGACCGCCCTGTCGATCATCCGCCTGCTCGAATTCGTCGCCCCCGTCCGCACCCGCGGCGAGATCGCGGTCGACGGCGTGGACGTCACGAAGCTGCCCGCCGACGCGATGCGCGCCTACCGCGGCCCGCGGATCGGCATGATCTTCCAGGAGGCCCTCGACTCCCTGAACCCGGGCCGCCGCGTCGGCGGGCAGCTGGCCGAGGCCTACCGCGAACCCGGGTCGCTGCCCGGGCAGGCCGCCCGGCGCGGCAGCCCGCTGCGCAAGCGCGCCGAGGCCAAGGCCCGGCGGCTGCTGACCGAGGTCGGGCTCACCGACACCGACCGGATCCTGCGGCTGTACCCGCACCAGATGTCCGGCGGCATGCAGCAGCGCGTGATGATCGCGCTCGCCCTGATGGCCGACCCCGACCTGCTGATCGCCGACGAGCCGACCACCGCCCTCGACGTCACCACGCAGGCGGAGATCCTCACGCTCTTCGACCGCGTGCGCCGCGACCACGGCACGGCCTGCGTCTTCATCACCCACGACATGGGCGTCGCCGCGCAGGTCGCCGACCGGATCGCGGTGATGTACCGCGGCCGGCTGGTCGAGGTCGGCTCACGCGACGAAGTCCTGACCCGGCCGAAGCACCCTTACACGCGGGCGCTGCTCGGGTGCGTGCCGCAGCTGGGCGTCAGCCGCCGCGACGGTTTCCCGACCATCTCCCCCGCCCTGCTCGAATCGGCGATGGCGGGCGAGGCGACCGAAGCCGTCGAAACCCGGGCGCTCAAGCCGCGTCCCGAGCGGGCGCACGACGGGCCGCCGCTCACCATCACCGCGGTGTCCAAAGTGTACGGCCGAAAAGGACACCGGGTGGACGCCGTGCGGGACGTCTCGCTGGACATCGCGCCGGGCGAGTTCTTCGGCCTGGTCGGCGAATCCGGCTCCGGCAAGTCCACCCTCGGCAGGCTGGTGACCGCACTCGAACCGCCGGCGTCGGGGACCATCACCTTCGGCGCGCATGGGATCACGCCCGGCGGGCTCATCGGCGACGAGCGCGCGTTCCGCCGCCGCGTCCAGCTCATCTTCCAGGACCCGCAAAGCTCCCTGGACCCCCGCCACACCGCGGCGCGGATCATCGCCGAGCCGCTGAAGGAGCTGACCCCGCTGCGCGGCGCCGAGCTGGACCGGCGGGTGGCCGAGCTGATCGACGAGGTCGGCCTGCCCGCGGACGCCGCCGGGAAACTGCCGTCGCAGCTGTCCGGCGGGCAGCGCCAGCGCGTCTCCATCGCGCGGGCGATCGCCGCCGGGCCCGAGCTGATCGTGGCCGACGAACCGACGTCGGCGCTCGACGTCTCCGTGCAGGGCCAGGTGCTGAACCTGCTGCTGGACCTGCGCCGCACCCGCACGCTGAGCCTGCTGTTCATCACCCACAACCTCAGCCTCGTGCTGTCGGTCGCCGACCGCGTCGGCGTGATGTACCGCGGCGAGCTGATCGAAACCGGGACCCCCGACGAGATCCGCCTCGCCCCGCGCCACGAGTACACGCGGCGACTGCTCGCCGCCAACCCCGACCTGCCCGCCCTCCCCCACACAGGATCGACGCGCCCATGA
- a CDS encoding methyltransferase domain-containing protein produces MPTSPATPERIVDIAVGHMAAQQLFAANRIGLFPALAAGPLAAGELAGRTGRPEKTVRILGDTLSALGLLSRVDGRYALTPDTAAYLGGEGLDLAPFLTFLETISYPHWQQFPHTTDTGEPGELDLAGDRWDTFLGGVMVYNALHARMLTNHFDFTGYKNLLDLGGLSAEFAVRALRANDVLRATFVYDPRSVPSVTEAVAEFADRTTVVGAPTPDAEPAGEFDLVMVNHVVHRFSAAENQAILRHARAAAAPGARLLLLDFFLDDDPSPRALDALHAGEYLVIDGTVVYPEADVRGWLSGAGWRPVDRLTLPGSPRVLVAEAV; encoded by the coding sequence GTGCCGACCAGTCCCGCCACGCCCGAACGGATCGTGGACATCGCCGTGGGCCACATGGCCGCCCAGCAGCTCTTCGCCGCCAATCGCATCGGATTGTTCCCCGCGCTGGCGGCCGGCCCGCTCGCCGCGGGGGAGCTGGCCGGGCGCACCGGCCGGCCCGAAAAGACCGTCCGGATCCTCGGGGACACCCTCAGCGCGCTCGGCCTGCTGTCCCGCGTGGACGGTCGCTACGCGCTCACGCCCGACACCGCCGCGTACCTCGGCGGGGAAGGTCTGGACCTCGCGCCGTTCCTGACCTTCCTCGAGACGATCAGCTACCCGCACTGGCAGCAGTTCCCGCACACCACCGACACCGGCGAACCCGGCGAGCTGGACCTCGCCGGCGACCGCTGGGACACCTTCCTCGGCGGGGTCATGGTGTATAACGCCCTACACGCTCGGATGCTGACGAACCATTTCGACTTCACCGGCTACAAAAACCTCCTCGACCTGGGCGGCCTCTCGGCCGAGTTCGCCGTGCGGGCCCTGCGTGCCAACGACGTGCTGCGGGCGACGTTCGTCTACGACCCGCGGTCGGTCCCGTCGGTCACGGAAGCCGTCGCGGAGTTCGCGGACCGGACCACCGTCGTCGGGGCGCCGACCCCGGACGCCGAGCCCGCGGGGGAGTTCGACCTGGTGATGGTGAACCACGTCGTCCACCGGTTCTCCGCCGCCGAAAACCAGGCGATCCTGCGCCACGCCCGGGCCGCGGCGGCGCCGGGCGCGCGGTTGCTGCTGCTCGACTTCTTCCTGGACGACGACCCCTCCCCGCGGGCCCTCGACGCGCTGCACGCGGGGGAGTACCTGGTCATCGACGGCACGGTGGTGTACCCCGAAGCCGACGTCCGCGGCTGGCTGTCCGGCGCCGGCTGGCGCCCGGTGGACCGGCTGACGCTGCCGGGCTCGCCGCGGGTGCTCGTCGCGGAGGCGGTGTGA
- a CDS encoding alpha/beta hydrolase fold domain-containing protein, with the protein MSTGLDPAVRELLDRAASAPVPDRPPTAVELRAAFAASRPLPGLAAPVASVTDHWVPGPGGVLRVRLYLPAAPGPVPVFVWIHGGGWTIGSIDENEVASRAVCAAASVAVAAVEYRLAPEDPYPAAPSDCYAVLEWLAAGGAGPAVSPSRLAVGGESAGGNLSTVVSLMARDRGGPPIAAQVLICPVFGHPDDGHQSYVDFATGYGMTADAMRFFFAQYAPAASDDPYVLPSRARDLSNLPPALVLTAEYDVLRDEGEAFARQLAEAGVAVDVHRYEGQIHGFYGLYTDLPASPRSHAEVAAYLKGIFA; encoded by the coding sequence GTGAGCACCGGACTCGACCCGGCCGTGCGGGAACTGCTGGACCGGGCCGCGTCGGCGCCCGTGCCCGACCGCCCGCCGACCGCGGTGGAGCTGCGGGCGGCGTTCGCGGCCTCCCGGCCGCTGCCGGGCCTGGCGGCGCCGGTCGCGTCGGTGACCGACCATTGGGTGCCGGGCCCCGGCGGTGTGCTGCGCGTCCGCCTGTACCTGCCGGCGGCGCCGGGCCCGGTGCCGGTGTTCGTGTGGATCCACGGCGGCGGCTGGACGATCGGCTCGATCGACGAGAACGAGGTCGCGTCACGGGCGGTGTGCGCGGCGGCGTCGGTCGCGGTGGCGGCGGTCGAGTACCGCCTCGCGCCGGAGGATCCGTACCCGGCCGCGCCGTCGGACTGCTACGCGGTGCTGGAATGGCTCGCCGCGGGCGGCGCCGGGCCGGCGGTTTCGCCGTCCCGCCTCGCGGTCGGCGGGGAAAGCGCGGGCGGCAACCTGTCCACAGTGGTCTCGCTGATGGCCCGCGACCGCGGCGGCCCGCCGATCGCGGCCCAGGTGCTCATCTGCCCGGTCTTCGGCCACCCGGACGACGGCCACCAGTCCTATGTGGACTTCGCGACCGGCTACGGCATGACAGCGGACGCGATGCGGTTCTTCTTCGCCCAGTACGCCCCTGCGGCGTCGGACGACCCGTACGTGCTGCCTTCGCGGGCCCGGGACCTGTCGAACCTGCCCCCGGCGCTGGTCCTGACGGCGGAGTACGACGTCCTGCGCGACGAAGGGGAGGCGTTCGCCCGGCAGCTGGCCGAGGCGGGCGTGGCGGTGGACGTGCACCGGTATGAAGGACAGATCCACGGGTTCTACGGGCTGTACACGGATCTGCCGGCGTCCCCGCGGTCGCACGCCGAGGTGGCGGCGTACCTGAAGGGGATCTTCGCCTGA
- a CDS encoding TetR/AcrR family transcriptional regulator, with protein sequence MPKIIDHDQRRSDIVDVTWDLIVRGGIEAATMREIAAAAGFANGALKLYFPSKEDIIAATYERALDMMRQYVDLDGLRGIAALRELCVSSMPIDDERITAGRVLMIFWQMSLGNRTMHDKYLEHVREWRGLLHRYLTEGREDGDIVTETPDEQIVDEIVLLNAGANVMSLVAGEFSTIDLQHRHLESLLDRLTRP encoded by the coding sequence GTGCCCAAGATCATCGACCACGACCAGCGGCGCAGCGACATCGTCGACGTCACCTGGGACCTCATCGTGCGCGGCGGGATCGAAGCCGCCACCATGCGGGAGATCGCCGCCGCCGCCGGGTTCGCCAACGGGGCGCTCAAGCTGTACTTCCCCAGCAAGGAAGACATCATCGCGGCCACCTACGAGCGGGCCCTCGACATGATGCGGCAGTACGTCGACCTCGACGGGCTCCGGGGGATCGCCGCGCTGCGGGAGCTCTGCGTGTCGTCCATGCCGATCGACGACGAGCGCATCACCGCCGGCCGGGTGCTGATGATCTTCTGGCAGATGTCGCTGGGCAACCGGACCATGCACGACAAGTACCTCGAGCACGTCCGCGAGTGGCGCGGGCTGCTCCACCGCTACCTCACCGAAGGCCGCGAAGACGGCGACATCGTCACCGAGACCCCCGACGAGCAGATCGTCGACGAGATCGTCCTGCTCAACGCCGGTGCCAACGTGATGAGCCTGGTGGCGGGTGAGTTCTCCACGATCGACCTCCAGCACCGGCACCTGGAGTCCCTCCTGGACCGCCTCACCCGCCCCTGA